One window of the Chloroflexota bacterium genome contains the following:
- a CDS encoding ethanolamine ammonia lyase-activating protein, with translation MHVLTMDGRRQDTVSPYARWQEAEGIPIYRGSYVEDLHTVAVASWPRLGQKGAFVNLAEQEHDDGWVVEIAPSGQTAVQHHLFEALIYVLDGQGATTLWQGNSDKKQTVEWQRGSVFAPPLNCYYQHFNLDGQMPARLFMVTHAPTMINLAGGMLNSVDFVFNNPYVFTDRYAVEDDFFTAPGHRIAPRIEWKTNYIADVRTFKLDEKPERGEGSSNMHIHLGNNSKLMSHISEWPVGTYLKGHRHGVGAHVVILDGEGYSLLWFEGEPRTKVPWRDGSVLSPKEWEYHQHFNPGPSRVRYLAFRFGGFYAGRPSGGFPDQIEPAEEDPAIYDEFEQECARNGVQPLYPRPKYPATSS, from the coding sequence GTGCACGTACTGACAATGGATGGACGTCGTCAGGACACCGTCTCTCCGTATGCGCGATGGCAGGAGGCGGAAGGCATTCCGATCTACCGAGGCTCGTATGTCGAGGACCTTCACACGGTCGCCGTCGCGTCGTGGCCTCGGCTGGGGCAGAAGGGCGCCTTCGTGAACCTAGCCGAGCAGGAGCACGACGATGGGTGGGTGGTCGAGATCGCGCCCAGCGGCCAGACGGCCGTGCAGCATCACCTCTTTGAGGCGCTCATCTACGTCCTCGACGGGCAGGGGGCCACGACGCTCTGGCAGGGGAACTCCGACAAGAAGCAGACGGTCGAGTGGCAGCGCGGGTCGGTGTTCGCACCGCCCCTCAACTGCTATTACCAGCACTTCAACCTGGACGGTCAGATGCCTGCGCGCCTGTTCATGGTGACGCACGCGCCGACGATGATCAATCTCGCGGGCGGGATGCTCAACAGCGTCGATTTCGTCTTCAACAACCCCTACGTTTTCACCGACCGATACGCCGTGGAGGACGACTTCTTCACCGCGCCCGGACACCGGATCGCGCCGCGAATCGAGTGGAAGACGAACTACATCGCCGACGTCCGGACCTTCAAGCTCGATGAGAAGCCCGAGCGCGGCGAGGGCAGCTCGAACATGCACATCCACCTGGGCAACAATTCGAAGCTCATGTCGCACATCAGCGAATGGCCTGTCGGCACTTACCTCAAGGGCCACCGCCACGGCGTTGGCGCACACGTGGTGATCCTGGACGGCGAGGGGTACTCGTTGCTCTGGTTCGAGGGCGAGCCGCGCACGAAGGTGCCGTGGAGGGACGGCAGCGTGCTCTCGCCGAAGGAATGGGAATACCACCAGCACTTCAATCCCGGTCCCTCCCGCGTTCGGTACCTTGCCTTCCGATTTGGCGGCTTTTATGCTGGTCGCCCAAGCGGGGGATTCCCTGACCAGATCGAGCCCGCTGAAGAGGACCCGGCCATCTATGATGAGTTCGAGCAGGAGTGCGCGCGGAACGGGGTACAGCCGCTCTACCCGCGGCCGAAGTATCCGGCGACGTCATCGTGA